CACGGATGGCGCCCCGTACAAAAGTATCTCTGGTGTGTGCCCTATGAGTAATCTCTATCCGTTCTCCCAAACTACCAAAAATAACCGTATGATCACCTATGACATCGCCGCTACGTACCGCGTGTATACCAACCTGATTCATGGGTCGCTCTCCGCTAATCCCGCTCCTGCCATAAATAACATCCTCATCCATCTTTCGACCTGTTACTTCACATACCTTTTCAGCGATTCGCAAGGCTGTGCCACTGGGTGAATCTTTTTTAAACCTGTGATGGGTTTCAATAATTTCAATATCAAATTCCTTTTCCACCATCTTAGCCACATGAGCAACAAGGTTAAACAGAACGTTAACTCCCACACTCATATTAGGAGATACTAAGCATGGAATCAATCTGGAAAAGTGCTGCATTTTTTCGTGTTGTTGTGAGTTTAATCCTGTTGTACCAACAACAAAGGCAACATTTTTCCTTGTGCAAATCTCGCCGATAGCTATGGCAGATTCAGGTGATGAGAAATCAATTAAAACGTCTGCATGTGCATTGAATGCCGTTGTTATTGTGATACCGGTTTCTCCGCACCCGGCAACCAAACCCACATCCTTGCCAAGCGACTGGTGACCCGGCCTTTCCAGGGCTGCTACCAATTTCAATTCAGGATCTTCAATGGCAAGTGCAGCGATCCTGGATCCCATCCTGCCGCAAGCACCATTTATCGCAATTTTAATCATTGTCTACCCCAGAAGCAATTATTATGCATTATTCTTTATTCTTTTTATACCTCTTACTGGCACTCTTGAGAAAACTCCGTTCCCTCCATGATAAGTTCCTTAGACCTTCACGATTCACCTTATCGAGGATTTCATCCACCTTCGCACGGAGTTCCTGTTCTTTCATCAACTCTTTTTCATGCTGGTGTATCTGCCACTTTTTGAGATACAACCCCACCCGATAGGAGTACCGGACAAATAAAAAACCATAAACAAGCCCGCCTAAATGTGCAAAGTGTGCAATATTGCCAGTTTTAGGAAGAATGCAGTTAAATATCGTAATACCGGCAAAAATCATAACCAGGTACTTCGCCTTCATGGGAAAGAAATAAAGAATAACCGTGCTGTTGGGAAAATACATGGCAAAGGCCACTTCAATGGCAAAGATCGCCCCCGAAGCTCCAAGAATAGGAGTCCACGGAGTAAATACGCAACAACATATCCCGGCAAAAATTCCCGCTGTAAAATAAAGGGTTAAAAATCGCCTGGAACCAAGTACCCGTTCAACCTCACTTCCGAACATCCAAAGACCCAGCATATTAAATATCAAGTGCCATGGGTCTGTTGTGCTGTGCAAGAACATGTATGTGAAAAACTGCCACAGCCACAAATGTCCCAAAGTGTCGGGAGGATAAAGCCAGAACAGTTTTGTAAATTTATCAGAAGCGGGATAATACCATGGCAGCGCCGCTGTGTGCCCCAGCTGCTCATCACTTAAGATGTTCATCATCTGCTGCGACCACTGCATACTCACCGTCGAAAATAACAACTGAAGCATAAACACGCTCACATTGGCAATAATCAAAATCATGATTATGCGTGTCCACTTGCTTCCGATATTTATTCCGAAAGTGAGCCGATTGTTGCGCATGTATTAAACCATCTCATAAGAAATACTTAAAGTATTTTGTATATTTATACTAATCCTTTTCCGTTAAAAGTCAAGAACGTAATATGGTAAAGCCTTTATCTGATAAACAGTTTTCTGAAAACAAACATACCACCAATAAAAAGGATAATATTTGCACCCCATATGGCAGGTGTCACAGGTACGAAAGTATCCTTTGCCAGCACCATTCCCGTTACGACCAGCGGGTAGTAGATAAACAGGATCACCATGAAGCTGGCACCAAACCCGATCATGAGGTGTCCGCTCCGCAGCATAATGCCGAGTGGAATGCCAATTATGACAAAAGGTATACAGGAGAGTGCTTGTGAAAGCCTCTTGTGTATGGAAATATCATTTTTACGCCGTATTTCCTCTTTTTCGGCAATAGTTGATTCCCCCTCCATAGCTTCGACATTTTTCAGCAAGGCATCGCGCCGGATGTTTATCTCTGAAATAGCTTGAGAGAGAGAGGTAATTTTTTTTGTTTCTTCACTCTGCACCTCTCTGGCCGCAACAATTTTTCGTTCGATATTATAAATTCTTTGCCTTTCCCTCTCAATGGTTTCCTTTATCTGCATGATTTTTTTATCTCTGTCTTGAGTCATTAAGGTACCCGCCTTCTTTTCTTTTTTCACTTGAATCAAATTTTCATTAGCAACAAGGATGTAATTTTTTGCTATCTTGCTCTCGTTCTCCAGTCCTTCGATCTTTGATGCCTGACGTGCCAGGTTTTCGTTTGAACGCTTCAATTCTGTGGCAAGTTTCTCACGCTTCCGTGACAAACTACCGACTTCCTCCCGATTGGCAGCAAGTTCTTTTATCAAAGCATCTTTGTTCTTTCCTGAGTTCAATGGTGTTTTCGGATTTTTTGCCAATTCGTTGTTAATTTCCTTGTTGTATCTGCAGAGTTGAAATACCGTCATATACTTTGAAGAAGATTCTCGCTTCTTTTCGTTCAGAGAAATTTCGAATGTGGTTTCCTTAAACACACCCACACGAGGAATTTCCTCCAACTTTTTATAATTCGGCTTAAGAAATTCCCCCCGGTGCAACGTAAGAAGTATCTTATTTTCCGCTTCATCCATTTTGATAGACCCCTCTTCGGCAAGGATAACATTCGTCACATAGTCATTCGCATACTCAATTACTGCTATATCTTTATTTATACCACCTTCCATATTTCCGATATAAATTTGGTACGGATGCAGGTCGATTTTTTTCTGAAAGGTAGCCAAACGCCCTGCCAGAATGTTATTGATAGCGCGCTCCTGAAGCAATATTATTTTATAAGAAGACCGTGGCAAAATCTCGGCAGATAAGGCTAATGCTATTAAACTAAAGACAACTCCAATTACCAAAACAGGTGTAATTATTCTCAATATATGGATGCCACTTGCCTGGATGGCAATGATTTCATGATCAGCACTCATGCGTCCATACGTCATAGACGTAGCAGTCAGTAATGCCGAAGGTATAGAATAAGGAAGCGCCTGAATAAAAAGATGAGGAATCAGTACCCGTAGGGTAATAATGTCAAGTCCTTTATGTAACAATTGAATAGAAAATCCCAGGAAGATCAACAACTCAAAACACGCTAAGGATGGTAAAAACATCCTGAACCATTCTGTCATAAGATAGCGTCGTAATATTTTATTAGCAAAAATTTTAGACATTTTATGAATTTTTTTCGTGCGCGAAATTTTTTTCAATAAAAAATATTTGTTCATACCGGCAATTGATCATCCCAGGAATCTCCTCGTCTTTCCTGCTGCAATCATGTTTTCGGTAACGGTTTCTTTCTTCCCGGAGAGAATTGCCTGAATGATCTGGGAAGTATACTCGCTGTGAAGTATGTTTTCTGTATACTTTACCATACCCAACACCTTCTCGATGTCCCTTGCAATTTTCGGAGATATTAATTTCATCACATCCCCATTATAATACGATGCTACCGATGAAAGATCATCCAGAAATGCAGGGTATGCGGTCTTGAGGAACACCAAATCCTTTTCAGTCAGATAATGCAATCCCAGCAGTTCCGGTGGTAGTCCAATCGAGTAAAGTGAAGCACAATAAGCAATTACCCTCGGCAGGGTAATCCCTTCGATATTTCTTGAATAACCGAAAAGACCGATGTGGAGTTTACGCATCCTCCGTTTAGGAACAAATCTGGCTATCTCGTTAATTAACGGAGCAAGCTCCTTTATTTGTTCCCGGTAAGCCGACGCCAATCTTTCCGCAATATCCAGGGCCACTTCTTCATTTATTGAAGTCGGGCATGATCTCACATGGTCATTAATCTTTTGAATGGCCCCGCTGACCTGCCCTTCGTCATAATCGTATTTAAATGCCGATTGTATCGTAAAGGTTTGAACACTGGGAAATTCTTTCAGGCATTCGTCCACAGTTAACGGCGACAGATTGCCCCGAAAGAGATTTGAACCGAGTCCCAGGATGGGATAGATAGGGATCCTGATTCTTTCCTGTAACGCATGCAACCTCTGTAAAGCAATTTTGACTACCAGTATTGCAGGCAGCATACCATAGTTCAATGCAGGATCTGAACGGCCAAGGAATACCCTTTGATACGAAAATTGTTTGTCCTTTAGATAATTCTGCACCATTGTATCCGCAGAGAGCATATAAGGGATATCCTCGAATAACGGAATCACTTCCAGAGTCTCGGGCTTAAATTCGCCAATCCAGTCCTTTATGGTAATATCATTCTCAAAACATTTCCTATGTTGCTTCCCGACAACAAAATCACGATAATAATAATATACGCGGTTAATTGTTTCCGTATTGGTCGTCATGGGAAGGATAACTTCAAAGATGGGTGGTATGTTATCGTCTCCGTAAAACTGGCTTGCGGTATCGTACGAACGTGGCGCACTTTCCAAAGTTTCCAGAAGAATCTTCGCTTCACTTTTTTCTACCATAGGGTTAGGTACGCGTAAAGTAATAAAGACATCCTTCCCAATCCTGCGTTTTTTGAAATAATTGTCATACCGGGTAAGCAGTTTCTTAATGACAAACTCATCAACTTCCTTTCCTTCACAATCCCACATCTGTTCGTCACACCGCAGATGTGAAAACACGTAATATGCCTCTTTTATTTCATCTTCACCCAAAAAGCACGTCCCTTCGGTAAAGAATGGCATAGTAATATTATCCGGGTGTTGGGTACTCATCGTTCTTGGTATTTTTCTCATGCCCGTATTCTACCTCCTGGCTACTGACTTCTTCAAA
The sequence above is a segment of the Candidatus Brocadia sp. genome. Coding sequences within it:
- a CDS encoding 4-hydroxy-tetrahydrodipicolinate reductase, whose protein sequence is MIKIAINGACGRMGSRIAALAIEDPELKLVAALERPGHQSLGKDVGLVAGCGETGITITTAFNAHADVLIDFSSPESAIAIGEICTRKNVAFVVGTTGLNSQQHEKMQHFSRLIPCLVSPNMSVGVNVLFNLVAHVAKMVEKEFDIEIIETHHRFKKDSPSGTALRIAEKVCEVTGRKMDEDVIYGRSGISGERPMNQVGIHAVRSGDVIGDHTVIFGSLGERIEITHRAHTRDTFVRGAIRAAKFIAKKPPGMYSMSDVLQIQP
- a CDS encoding rhomboid family intramembrane serine protease; the protein is MRNNRLTFGINIGSKWTRIIMILIIANVSVFMLQLLFSTVSMQWSQQMMNILSDEQLGHTAALPWYYPASDKFTKLFWLYPPDTLGHLWLWQFFTYMFLHSTTDPWHLIFNMLGLWMFGSEVERVLGSRRFLTLYFTAGIFAGICCCVFTPWTPILGASGAIFAIEVAFAMYFPNSTVILYFFPMKAKYLVMIFAGITIFNCILPKTGNIAHFAHLGGLVYGFLFVRYSYRVGLYLKKWQIHQHEKELMKEQELRAKVDEILDKVNREGLRNLSWRERSFLKSASKRYKKNKE
- a CDS encoding phosphoenolpyruvate carboxylase, which translates into the protein MRKIPRTMSTQHPDNITMPFFTEGTCFLGEDEIKEAYYVFSHLRCDEQMWDCEGKEVDEFVIKKLLTRYDNYFKKRRIGKDVFITLRVPNPMVEKSEAKILLETLESAPRSYDTASQFYGDDNIPPIFEVILPMTTNTETINRVYYYYRDFVVGKQHRKCFENDITIKDWIGEFKPETLEVIPLFEDIPYMLSADTMVQNYLKDKQFSYQRVFLGRSDPALNYGMLPAILVVKIALQRLHALQERIRIPIYPILGLGSNLFRGNLSPLTVDECLKEFPSVQTFTIQSAFKYDYDEGQVSGAIQKINDHVRSCPTSINEEVALDIAERLASAYREQIKELAPLINEIARFVPKRRMRKLHIGLFGYSRNIEGITLPRVIAYCASLYSIGLPPELLGLHYLTEKDLVFLKTAYPAFLDDLSSVASYYNGDVMKLISPKIARDIEKVLGMVKYTENILHSEYTSQIIQAILSGKKETVTENMIAAGKTRRFLG
- a CDS encoding LptF/LptG family permease; amino-acid sequence: MNKYFLLKKISRTKKIHKMSKIFANKILRRYLMTEWFRMFLPSLACFELLIFLGFSIQLLHKGLDIITLRVLIPHLFIQALPYSIPSALLTATSMTYGRMSADHEIIAIQASGIHILRIITPVLVIGVVFSLIALALSAEILPRSSYKIILLQERAINNILAGRLATFQKKIDLHPYQIYIGNMEGGINKDIAVIEYANDYVTNVILAEEGSIKMDEAENKILLTLHRGEFLKPNYKKLEEIPRVGVFKETTFEISLNEKKRESSSKYMTVFQLCRYNKEINNELAKNPKTPLNSGKNKDALIKELAANREEVGSLSRKREKLATELKRSNENLARQASKIEGLENESKIAKNYILVANENLIQVKKEKKAGTLMTQDRDKKIMQIKETIERERQRIYNIERKIVAAREVQSEETKKITSLSQAISEINIRRDALLKNVEAMEGESTIAEKEEIRRKNDISIHKRLSQALSCIPFVIIGIPLGIMLRSGHLMIGFGASFMVILFIYYPLVVTGMVLAKDTFVPVTPAIWGANIILFIGGMFVFRKLFIR